The Pseudofrankia inefficax genome window below encodes:
- a CDS encoding flavin reductase family protein → MTVSQATGPITDASLFTAVLSHFASGITVISSTSDGRPVGLTCQSFFSLSLDPPMVAFSVARTSTSFAAIRRAGDFVVNVLSAEQRDVSSAMARSGTDKWADVRWERGTITGHPVIEETLAYLECRIAAEYDGGDHVIVTAHVLGLGHATHETARPLLFYRSSYHGLADHARA, encoded by the coding sequence ATGACCGTCAGCCAAGCGACCGGACCGATCACCGATGCCTCCCTGTTCACGGCCGTCCTGAGTCACTTCGCCTCAGGCATCACCGTCATCAGCTCGACGAGTGACGGGCGGCCGGTCGGGCTGACCTGCCAGTCCTTCTTCAGCCTGTCCCTCGACCCGCCGATGGTCGCGTTCTCGGTCGCCAGGACGTCGACGTCGTTCGCCGCGATCCGCCGCGCGGGGGACTTCGTCGTCAACGTGCTGTCCGCCGAGCAGCGCGACGTGAGCTCCGCGATGGCGCGCAGCGGGACCGACAAATGGGCCGACGTCCGCTGGGAGCGGGGGACCATCACGGGTCACCCGGTCATCGAGGAGACGCTCGCGTACCTGGAGTGCCGGATCGCGGCCGAGTACGACGGCGGCGACCACGTCATCGTCACCGCGCACGTGCTCGGCCTCGGCCACGCCACCCACGAGACCGCCCGGCCGCTGCTGTTCTACCGGTCGAGCTACCACGGCCTGGCCGACCACGCCCGCGCCTGA
- a CDS encoding ChaB family protein — MPGRQDMPSTVARSSRKAQDTWVKTHDSAIKQYGAGRRASQTAYAALKHSFEKVGDHWEVKAGGAKGPSDAQAATPRTVRRASHGGVDANATKEHLLQIARRLEIKGRSSMTRQQLVAAIEKANTAATAKARRG, encoded by the coding sequence ATGCCCGGCAGGCAGGACATGCCATCGACCGTCGCGCGGTCGTCGCGCAAGGCCCAGGACACCTGGGTGAAGACCCACGACTCGGCCATCAAGCAGTACGGCGCGGGGCGACGGGCCAGCCAGACCGCGTACGCCGCGCTCAAGCACTCGTTCGAGAAGGTCGGCGACCACTGGGAGGTCAAGGCCGGCGGCGCGAAGGGCCCGTCCGACGCCCAGGCGGCCACGCCGCGCACGGTGAGGCGCGCCAGCCACGGCGGTGTCGACGCCAACGCGACCAAGGAGCACCTGCTCCAGATCGCCCGGCGCCTCGAGATCAAGGGCCGGTCGTCGATGACCAGGCAGCAGCTCGTCGCCGCGATCGAGAAGGCCAACACGGCCGCCACGGCCAAGGCTCGCCGCGGCTGA
- a CDS encoding aldo/keto reductase — protein sequence MVRVPTRTMNDGRALPVLGLGTYRTDDAAAADAVRAGLAAGYRLIDTAASYYNEAGVGQGIVTSDVPRDEILVTTKLMGVDHGYEPALRAFDESRKRLGLEYVDLYLIHWPLPRLDRYVESWRALLRLRDDGLVRSVGVSNFNPAHVERLLAETGVAPAVNQVEMHPYFAQEPVRAYNAAHGIVTQAWQPLARKTALLAEPALAEIATSHGVSPAQVVLRWHLQRDVVPIPKSATPSRQRENLDVFGFTLTDAELAALVDRPQARSGADPDDPALT from the coding sequence ATGGTGAGGGTGCCCACCCGGACGATGAACGACGGTCGCGCGCTGCCCGTGCTCGGGCTCGGGACCTACCGGACCGACGACGCGGCGGCGGCCGACGCCGTGCGGGCCGGGCTCGCGGCCGGCTACCGGCTGATCGACACCGCAGCGTCGTACTACAACGAGGCGGGTGTCGGGCAGGGCATCGTCACCAGCGACGTGCCCCGCGACGAGATTCTGGTGACCACGAAGCTGATGGGCGTCGACCATGGCTACGAGCCGGCGCTGCGCGCGTTCGACGAGTCCCGCAAGCGGCTCGGCCTGGAGTACGTCGACCTCTACCTGATCCACTGGCCGCTGCCGCGTCTCGACCGGTACGTCGAGTCCTGGCGGGCGCTGCTGCGGCTGCGGGACGACGGGCTGGTCCGGTCGGTAGGCGTCTCGAACTTCAACCCGGCCCACGTCGAGCGCCTCCTCGCGGAGACCGGCGTCGCCCCGGCGGTCAACCAGGTCGAGATGCACCCGTACTTCGCCCAGGAGCCGGTGCGGGCCTACAACGCGGCGCACGGCATCGTCACCCAGGCCTGGCAGCCGCTGGCCCGCAAGACGGCCCTGCTGGCCGAGCCGGCGCTCGCCGAGATCGCCACCAGCCACGGCGTGAGCCCCGCGCAGGTCGTGCTGCGCTGGCACCTGCAGCGCGACGTCGTCCCGATCCCGAAGTCCGCGACGCCCAGCCGCCAGCGGGAGAACCTGGACGTCTTCGGCTTCACCCTCACCGACGCCGAGCTGGCCGCCCTCGTCGACCGCCCACAGGCCAGGTCCGGCGCCGACCCCGACGACCCGGCCCTCACCTGA
- a CDS encoding GNAT family N-acetyltransferase, which translates to MAPDDWGDVRAIADEHEIRVGWPAGEPDFLDLERAAGRLMVAVAGDGVVEGFAGTLTRGTLTHLGDLFIAARAQSGGHGRRLLDAILPPAGADVVTFASSDRRAQALYLRYGLVPGQPLWYLRGGPAARLGVGGELRAASVEEIAGLDAAASGGERARHLAWYAGLPGVAVWAGPGGYVFTRVEGVICHVGPAGGEDAAACTQVVLAAARLAAADRLTVSVAAFGAHPVTRALVEAGYRIEDQDTLMASRPGLFDARRYVPNTDLG; encoded by the coding sequence GTGGCGCCGGACGACTGGGGCGACGTTCGGGCCATCGCGGATGAGCACGAGATCCGGGTGGGCTGGCCGGCCGGTGAACCCGACTTCCTCGATCTGGAGCGCGCCGCCGGGCGGCTGATGGTCGCCGTGGCGGGCGACGGTGTCGTCGAGGGCTTCGCCGGCACGCTGACCCGTGGCACGCTCACCCACCTCGGCGATCTGTTCATCGCGGCGCGGGCGCAGTCCGGCGGCCACGGCCGGCGGCTGCTCGACGCGATCCTGCCGCCGGCCGGGGCGGACGTCGTCACCTTCGCGTCCTCGGACCGGCGCGCACAGGCGCTGTACCTGCGGTACGGCCTGGTACCCGGGCAGCCGCTCTGGTACCTGCGCGGTGGCCCGGCGGCCCGGCTCGGCGTCGGCGGCGAGCTGAGGGCCGCGTCGGTCGAGGAGATCGCCGGGCTGGACGCGGCCGCGAGCGGGGGCGAACGAGCCCGGCACCTGGCCTGGTACGCGGGCCTGCCTGGCGTCGCGGTCTGGGCCGGCCCGGGTGGCTACGTGTTCACCCGCGTCGAGGGCGTCATCTGCCATGTCGGGCCGGCCGGCGGGGAGGACGCCGCCGCGTGCACCCAGGTGGTGCTGGCCGCGGCCCGCCTGGCCGCCGCGGACCGGCTCACCGTGAGCGTGGCCGCGTTCGGCGCGCACCCGGTCACGCGCGCCCTGGTCGAGGCCGGCTACCGGATCGAGGACCAGGACACCCTGATGGCCAGCCGGCCCGGCCTGTTCGACGCGCGGCGCTACGTCCCGAACACCGACCTCGGCTGA
- a CDS encoding ArsR/SmtB family transcription factor has translation MDADTVFRALADPTRRRLLDALHAQAGLTLGELCDGLAMRRQSVSEHLALLEAAGLVTAVRSGRRKLHYLNPVPIHDIQTRWIWKFEEPNLGLLDQIRHRAEERPMADPVPAYVYTTYLRATAADVWRALVDPELTGRFWGHAQVSDWTVGSRVEHTRTDGSGVVDAVGTVLVVEPPARLSFGFDTPEQDADPAFEPSVVTFTIEPFGDIVRLTVTHTNLPDATARAAIAHGWPAVFANLKTLLETGDVLPHAPWETPAGVPAG, from the coding sequence GTGGACGCGGACACGGTGTTCCGGGCGCTGGCCGACCCGACCAGGCGCCGGCTGCTCGACGCCCTGCACGCCCAGGCGGGGCTCACGCTCGGCGAGCTGTGCGACGGGCTGGCGATGCGCCGCCAGTCGGTCAGCGAGCACCTCGCCCTGCTGGAGGCCGCCGGCCTGGTGACGGCCGTGCGCAGCGGGCGGCGCAAGCTGCACTACCTGAACCCGGTGCCGATCCACGACATCCAGACCCGCTGGATCTGGAAGTTCGAGGAGCCGAACCTCGGCCTGCTCGACCAGATCCGCCACCGTGCTGAGGAGCGCCCGATGGCAGACCCGGTTCCCGCGTACGTCTACACGACCTACCTCCGCGCCACCGCGGCCGACGTCTGGCGCGCCCTCGTCGACCCCGAGCTCACCGGCCGGTTCTGGGGCCACGCCCAGGTCTCGGACTGGACCGTCGGCAGCCGCGTCGAGCACACCAGGACCGACGGCTCCGGCGTGGTCGACGCCGTCGGCACCGTGCTGGTCGTCGAGCCGCCGGCCCGGCTGTCGTTCGGCTTCGACACGCCCGAGCAGGACGCCGACCCGGCCTTCGAGCCCAGCGTCGTGACGTTCACGATCGAGCCGTTCGGCGACATCGTCCGGCTGACCGTCACCCACACCAACCTGCCCGACGCCACGGCCCGGGCCGCGATCGCGCACGGCTGGCCGGCGGTCTTCGCCAATCTCAAGACGCTGCTGGAGACCGGCGACGTGCTCCCCCACGCCCCCTGGGAGACGCCGGCCGGCGTGCCCGCCGGCTAA
- a CDS encoding catalase, producing MTTAKERRPTTTDAGVPVASDEHSLSVGPDGPLLLQDHYLLEQMANFNRERIPERQPHAKGGGAFGTFEVTRDVSPFTRAAVFQPGARVEMLARFSTVAGERGSPDTWRDPRGFALKFYTPEGNLDIVGNNTPVFFVRDPMKFQHFIRSQKRRADNNLRDNDMQWDFWTLSPESAHQVTWLMGDRGIPRSWRHMNGYSSHTYMWINAAGERFWVKYHFKTDQGVDFLTQQDADRLAGEDADFHQRDLYQAIDGGNFPSWTLKMQIMPFDEAKTYRFNPFDLTKVWPHGDYPLHEVGRMTLNRNVEDYHTEIEQAAFEPNNLVAGTGLSPDKMLLARGFSYADAHRARLGVNYKQIPVNAPKVPVYSYAKDGAMRIRNASDPVYAPNSYGGPKADPALTDDGGLWQADGEMTRTAYTLRRDDDDFGQPGTLVREVLDDAARERLVGNIVGHLLKGVSEPVLVRAFEYWRNVDKNLGDAVEAGVRSSQRKA from the coding sequence GTGACGACCGCCAAGGAGCGCCGCCCGACGACGACCGACGCCGGCGTGCCGGTTGCGAGCGACGAGCACTCGCTGTCCGTCGGCCCGGATGGCCCGCTGCTGCTGCAGGACCACTACCTGCTCGAACAGATGGCGAACTTCAACCGGGAACGCATCCCGGAGCGCCAGCCGCACGCGAAGGGCGGCGGGGCCTTCGGCACCTTCGAGGTGACGCGGGACGTCAGCCCCTTCACCAGGGCCGCCGTGTTCCAGCCGGGCGCCCGGGTCGAGATGCTGGCCCGTTTCTCCACCGTGGCCGGCGAGCGCGGCAGCCCCGACACCTGGCGGGACCCGCGCGGGTTCGCGCTGAAGTTCTACACGCCCGAGGGCAACCTGGACATCGTCGGCAACAACACCCCGGTGTTCTTCGTCCGCGACCCGATGAAGTTCCAGCACTTCATCCGCTCGCAGAAGCGCCGTGCCGACAACAACCTGCGCGACAACGACATGCAGTGGGACTTCTGGACGCTCTCGCCGGAGTCCGCGCACCAGGTCACCTGGCTGATGGGCGACCGCGGGATCCCGCGCAGCTGGCGGCACATGAACGGCTACTCCAGCCACACCTACATGTGGATCAACGCGGCCGGCGAGCGGTTCTGGGTGAAGTACCACTTCAAGACCGACCAGGGCGTGGACTTCCTGACCCAGCAGGACGCAGACCGGCTGGCCGGCGAGGACGCCGACTTCCACCAGCGTGACCTGTACCAGGCGATCGACGGCGGGAACTTCCCGAGCTGGACGCTGAAGATGCAGATCATGCCGTTCGACGAGGCGAAGACCTACCGGTTCAACCCGTTCGATCTGACCAAGGTCTGGCCGCACGGCGACTACCCGCTGCACGAGGTCGGGCGGATGACGCTGAACCGCAACGTCGAGGACTACCACACCGAGATCGAGCAGGCGGCCTTCGAGCCGAACAACCTGGTGGCCGGCACCGGCCTGTCGCCGGACAAGATGCTGCTGGCCCGCGGGTTCAGCTACGCCGACGCGCACCGCGCCCGACTCGGCGTCAACTACAAGCAGATCCCGGTGAACGCGCCGAAGGTTCCGGTGTATAGCTACGCGAAGGACGGGGCGATGCGGATACGCAACGCCTCCGACCCGGTGTACGCGCCGAACTCCTATGGCGGCCCGAAGGCCGACCCGGCGCTGACCGACGACGGCGGCCTCTGGCAGGCGGACGGCGAGATGACGCGGACGGCCTACACGCTGCGCCGCGACGACGACGACTTCGGCCAGCCGGGCACCCTCGTGCGCGAGGTCCTCGACGACGCGGCCCGTGAGCGGCTCGTCGGCAACATCGTCGGGCACCTGCTCAAGGGCGTCAGCGAGCCGGTCCTGGTCCGGGCGTTCGAGTACTGGCGCAACGTGGACAAGAACCTCGGCGACGCCGTCGAGGCCGGAGTCCGCTCCAGCCAGCGCAAGGCCTGA